A genomic stretch from Geothermobacter hydrogeniphilus includes:
- a CDS encoding PAS domain S-box protein has translation MTLDWKTLARLNVPLVEVTGDHRIARCTARMAEMLGQTPDELIGRPCNQYFCHGADVGDDCFCLQPLSAEGELPSRRFVIRDGDGHSSLLVGQALPHTEGAFLLLQDMTAQVQIQRQLQHHEQQSEFLSRVSNRMITLPADRADEGINLALEELGRFLQVDRCYLFRFNSERQTISNCHAWVSDRCRPELENLQDLPVTGLPWFWEIMAAHRPLMVKDTADLPPEAGAEQQLWREQKIGALMVVPLVENDQVCGFLGVDVVAQCRRWQKSDQELLSLVGDLVRGLISRKQGIEALENSSRRFATLADAVPALIWETGVDGRLCYGNRHWQQFTGWTAERRDQGWDAFVHADDLAKMVIKTDACLQKGRLFSLELRLKRADGEYRWMEINGAPIKAGDRICGMIGSAFDITDHKMVEEQLLALNDSLEQRVEERTAALQKLNNEMRTLSQAVEQSPCSIIITDLDGCIEYVNPKFSEVTGYTEEEVREKNLRVLKGEDGCSDDSLLWKTLTAGEEWRGEFHNRRKNGEFFWEMASITPIADSDGNIRHYLAVKEDITKRKELEQAVLHERDELQEAQRELQRAYNELKATQSQMLQQEKMASIGQLAAGVAHEINNPVGFIKSNLATLGKYVDKLRQFIELQAEILAEQVPAEKREALKAMEKKLKIRYLLDDIPDLIAESLDGAERVKTIVQNLKSFSRVDQSEYSEADINECLESTINIVWNELKYKVTLERDLAELPRVKCYPQQLNQVFMNILVNAAQAIETKGKIVVQTAVEGAFVVVRISDDGCGIPEENLARIFEPFFTTKEVGKGTGLGMSISYEIIKKHGGDIEVDSRVGEGTTFRISLPLDGAPAPETDDDQVSN, from the coding sequence ATGACCCTCGACTGGAAAACCCTGGCGCGGCTGAATGTGCCTCTGGTCGAGGTGACCGGGGATCATCGTATCGCCCGTTGCACGGCGCGCATGGCTGAGATGCTCGGGCAGACGCCGGACGAACTGATCGGGCGGCCCTGCAATCAGTACTTTTGTCATGGGGCCGATGTCGGTGACGACTGTTTCTGCCTGCAGCCGCTGTCCGCCGAGGGGGAGTTGCCGAGCAGACGGTTTGTTATTCGTGATGGCGACGGGCATTCCAGCCTGCTGGTTGGTCAGGCTCTTCCCCATACCGAAGGCGCGTTTCTGCTGCTGCAGGATATGACCGCGCAGGTTCAGATCCAGCGTCAGCTGCAGCACCATGAGCAGCAGAGCGAATTTCTGTCCCGCGTCTCCAATCGCATGATCACCCTGCCGGCGGATCGGGCTGACGAGGGGATCAATCTCGCCCTGGAAGAACTCGGCCGGTTCCTCCAGGTGGACCGTTGTTACCTGTTTCGTTTCAACAGCGAACGGCAGACCATCAGCAATTGCCACGCATGGGTGTCGGATCGCTGTCGGCCCGAGTTGGAGAACCTGCAGGATCTTCCGGTAACCGGGCTGCCCTGGTTCTGGGAGATCATGGCCGCCCACCGGCCGCTGATGGTGAAGGATACTGCCGACCTTCCGCCGGAAGCGGGCGCTGAACAACAGCTCTGGCGGGAGCAGAAGATCGGGGCGCTGATGGTGGTACCGCTGGTCGAAAATGACCAGGTTTGCGGTTTTCTCGGTGTTGATGTGGTCGCGCAGTGTCGAAGATGGCAGAAATCGGACCAGGAGCTATTGTCTCTGGTCGGCGACCTGGTACGCGGCCTGATTTCCAGGAAGCAGGGCATCGAGGCCCTGGAGAACAGTTCCCGTCGTTTTGCCACCCTGGCCGACGCGGTGCCGGCACTGATCTGGGAAACCGGAGTGGATGGACGGCTTTGTTACGGCAACCGGCACTGGCAGCAGTTTACCGGCTGGACGGCTGAGCGGAGAGACCAGGGCTGGGACGCGTTCGTCCATGCCGATGACCTGGCGAAAATGGTGATCAAGACCGATGCCTGCCTGCAGAAAGGGCGTCTTTTCAGTCTGGAGCTGCGACTGAAACGGGCCGACGGTGAATACCGCTGGATGGAGATCAATGGTGCGCCGATCAAGGCAGGAGACCGGATCTGCGGCATGATCGGTTCCGCCTTCGATATCACCGACCACAAGATGGTCGAGGAACAGTTGCTGGCCCTGAACGATTCGTTGGAACAGCGGGTTGAAGAACGGACCGCTGCGCTGCAGAAACTCAACAATGAAATGCGCACCCTGTCGCAGGCGGTGGAGCAGTCTCCCTGTTCGATTATCATTACTGACCTTGACGGCTGTATCGAATATGTCAATCCCAAGTTCAGTGAAGTGACCGGTTACACAGAGGAGGAGGTCCGGGAGAAGAATCTGCGGGTCCTCAAGGGGGAGGACGGCTGTTCTGACGACAGCCTGCTTTGGAAGACCCTGACCGCCGGAGAGGAATGGCGCGGCGAATTTCACAATCGGCGCAAGAACGGTGAGTTTTTCTGGGAGATGGCCAGTATCACGCCGATCGCCGACAGTGACGGCAATATCCGCCATTACCTGGCGGTGAAGGAGGACATTACCAAACGCAAAGAGCTTGAACAGGCCGTTCTGCACGAGCGGGATGAGCTGCAGGAAGCCCAGCGGGAACTGCAGCGGGCCTACAACGAGCTGAAGGCGACCCAGTCGCAGATGCTGCAGCAGGAGAAAATGGCCTCCATCGGCCAGCTGGCGGCCGGGGTGGCGCATGAAATCAACAACCCGGTCGGATTCATCAAGAGCAACCTGGCGACCCTCGGCAAGTACGTCGACAAGCTGCGCCAGTTCATCGAGTTGCAGGCTGAGATCCTGGCGGAGCAGGTTCCTGCGGAGAAGCGCGAGGCGCTGAAGGCCATGGAGAAGAAACTCAAGATCCGCTACCTGCTCGATGACATTCCCGACCTGATCGCCGAATCCCTCGACGGTGCCGAACGGGTCAAGACCATTGTCCAGAACCTGAAGAGCTTCTCCCGCGTCGACCAGAGTGAATACAGTGAGGCCGATATCAACGAATGCCTGGAAAGTACGATCAATATTGTCTGGAACGAGTTGAAGTACAAGGTCACGCTGGAGCGGGACCTGGCCGAACTGCCGCGCGTCAAATGCTACCCGCAGCAGCTCAACCAGGTGTTCATGAATATTCTCGTCAATGCTGCCCAGGCGATCGAAACCAAAGGGAAAATTGTCGTCCAGACGGCTGTCGAGGGCGCTTTTGTCGTGGTCCGCATCAGCGACGACGGCTGCGGTATCCCGGAAGAAAACCTGGCGCGGATTTTCGAGCCTTTCTTTACCACCAAGGAGGTCGGCAAGGGCACCGGGCTGGGGATGAGCATCTCCTATGAAATCATCAAGAAACATGGTGGTGATATCGAGGTGGACAGTCGGGTCGGCGAGGGGACGACTTTCCGTATCAGCCTGCCGCTTGACGGTGCTCCGGCGCCGGAGACAGATGACGATCAGGTCAGCAACTGA
- a CDS encoding Rqc2 family fibronectin-binding protein, with amino-acid sequence MNILLFEKTIAELRPLLAGARVAKIHQPTADTLVLRLWTGRENLRLLISVGSLARIHLTEKTYPNPYTPPRFCQLLRARLRRIDAITRVDGDRIAILDVTGPDGSLRLYIELFGSPGNLLLVDGDGIIIDALVRKKSDRNGRCLQPGERYHLPEPPGRVPARSFPEALGALESVSGRALWLRLDDYYYPLQFQAGQLGDRGELQRVVARERKRLTKRLANIAREGEDKESFAERRRLGELLLANLHLVRKGMDSVRVIDYSDDPPVEVEIALDPRLNPQENAQALFKRYKKEKRGIDHVRRRREETEQQLAWLEQVQLALDEAVLPEDLREIAEELRQAGLYRPTRHEPATRRRLSGVPTLRRTVSPGGHPILWGRNNRANDYLTTRVAAAHDYWFHARGVPGCHLLLKRDSPQVEVADDDLRHAARIAAGYSRAKGDGKVEVICCLAADVYKVKGAHPGQVHLRRFETLTVQPLRLEVEAEGES; translated from the coding sequence GTGAATATCCTGCTGTTTGAAAAAACGATCGCTGAACTCAGGCCACTGCTTGCCGGGGCCCGGGTCGCCAAGATCCATCAACCGACCGCCGATACCCTGGTGCTTCGGCTGTGGACCGGCAGGGAGAACCTGCGCCTGTTGATCAGTGTCGGGTCCCTGGCCCGCATTCACCTGACCGAAAAAACCTATCCCAATCCCTACACTCCGCCTCGCTTCTGCCAGTTGCTGCGGGCCCGCCTGAGAAGGATCGATGCGATCACCCGGGTCGATGGTGACCGGATTGCCATTCTGGATGTCACCGGTCCGGACGGGTCGCTGCGTCTTTATATTGAACTTTTCGGCTCTCCGGGCAATCTGTTGCTGGTCGATGGGGACGGAATCATCATCGACGCTCTGGTGCGCAAAAAGAGCGATCGGAACGGGCGCTGTCTGCAGCCGGGGGAACGTTACCATTTGCCGGAACCTCCCGGTCGTGTACCGGCCCGGTCGTTTCCCGAGGCACTCGGGGCGCTGGAATCCGTTTCCGGCCGGGCTCTCTGGCTGCGGCTCGATGACTATTATTATCCTCTGCAGTTTCAGGCCGGCCAACTCGGCGATCGTGGTGAATTGCAGCGGGTCGTTGCCCGTGAGCGGAAGCGGCTCACGAAACGCCTCGCCAATATCGCCCGGGAAGGAGAAGACAAGGAATCCTTTGCCGAGCGCCGCCGGCTCGGAGAGTTGCTGCTTGCCAACCTGCACCTGGTTCGCAAGGGAATGGATTCGGTCCGGGTGATTGACTACAGTGACGATCCCCCGGTTGAGGTGGAGATTGCTCTCGACCCGCGCCTGAATCCCCAGGAGAACGCCCAGGCGCTGTTCAAGCGCTACAAGAAAGAGAAGCGTGGCATTGATCATGTCCGGCGTCGCCGGGAAGAAACCGAACAGCAACTGGCCTGGCTCGAACAGGTTCAGTTGGCTCTCGATGAAGCCGTCCTGCCCGAAGATCTGCGGGAGATCGCCGAGGAATTGCGGCAGGCCGGTCTCTACCGCCCGACCCGGCATGAACCGGCGACCCGTCGTCGTCTGAGCGGTGTCCCCACCCTGCGGCGAACGGTCAGTCCGGGTGGACATCCGATTCTCTGGGGCCGGAACAACCGCGCCAACGACTATCTCACCACCCGGGTCGCCGCGGCCCACGATTACTGGTTTCATGCCCGGGGCGTTCCCGGTTGTCACCTGTTGCTGAAGCGCGACAGCCCGCAGGTTGAGGTGGCCGACGACGACCTGCGGCATGCTGCCCGTATCGCTGCTGGTTATTCCCGCGCAAAGGGAGACGGGAAGGTGGAGGTGATCTGCTGCCTGGCGGCGGATGTCTACAAGGTCAAGGGGGCCCACCCGGGGCAGGTCCACCTGCGCCGTTTCGAAACCCTGACGGTGCAGCCTTTGCGGCTGGAGGTCGAAGCCGAAGGTGAATCCTGA
- a CDS encoding response regulator, giving the protein MEQQINLQEQQVRILCVDDERNVLRALQRIFLDDDYEIFTAESAEEGLTILEEEEDFQLVISDYRMPGQNGVDFLREVCRRRPETVRIVLSGYADAGAIVSAINEGQIYKFIPKPWNDDELKNTLDAALQLYFLQQRNRQLMTELQESNDKLQEMNENLEELVAERTQSLEFKNQALGISQNILDALPVAVIGFDVDGTIVKTNQALSEILGMPDQHLVGLPRADFLPDCLNRLVDESGDEGAGCRKVEISGRNLLAWVSRMASGDQEGIILTLVNGDCGS; this is encoded by the coding sequence ATGGAACAGCAGATCAATTTGCAGGAACAACAGGTTCGTATCCTTTGCGTTGACGATGAACGCAATGTCCTGCGGGCTCTGCAGCGGATATTTCTCGATGATGACTATGAGATCTTCACCGCCGAATCGGCCGAAGAGGGATTGACAATTCTGGAGGAGGAAGAGGACTTTCAGCTGGTCATTTCCGATTACCGGATGCCGGGACAGAACGGCGTCGATTTTCTGCGCGAGGTTTGTCGCCGGCGTCCGGAAACGGTTCGTATCGTCCTTTCCGGTTACGCCGATGCCGGGGCGATCGTTTCGGCCATCAACGAGGGTCAGATCTACAAGTTCATTCCCAAACCATGGAACGACGACGAACTGAAAAATACTCTCGACGCCGCCCTGCAGCTCTATTTTCTGCAGCAGCGGAACCGGCAGTTGATGACCGAACTGCAGGAGAGCAACGATAAATTGCAGGAGATGAATGAAAACCTTGAAGAACTGGTGGCTGAGCGAACCCAGAGTCTCGAGTTCAAGAACCAGGCCCTCGGCATTTCCCAGAATATTCTCGACGCTCTGCCGGTCGCGGTGATCGGTTTCGACGTTGACGGCACCATCGTCAAGACCAACCAGGCGTTAAGTGAAATTCTCGGCATGCCCGACCAGCACCTGGTGGGGTTGCCGCGGGCAGATTTTCTGCCGGATTGTCTCAACCGGCTTGTCGATGAATCGGGTGATGAGGGGGCAGGCTGCCGGAAGGTTGAGATCAGCGGCCGAAACCTTCTGGCCTGGGTTTCCCGCATGGCTTCGGGAGATCAGGAGGGGATCATACTGACCCTGGTGAACGGGGATTGCGGCAGTTGA
- a CDS encoding PAS domain S-box protein, with translation MRNWIRARLSRKIIFSVTGVVCLLMGLFAVVIVSERSRALEKLMFDKARTDALVGARAAQNILEGLVTDGRLSIDDLFDTDYRHIESGPLAGSAIPKYHTRYDTLLDLRLRALEDTFLNDDSVVFAVLVDRNGYLPTHNSTYSRPLTGDDAVDITGNRTKRLFNDPVGLRAARFTGENGEPVLRQVYHRDTGVTMWDVSAPVFVFGEHWGGFRIGLSMQNVEAQVAALVRFVVGSFCILFIVAALTIWWTVKGGTKRLDHLTREIEAFSRDGNFGRLKITAPDEIGTLTAAFNHMLDSLDAVTVSRDYLDRILDSMNDSLMVVGADGTIRKANRASCRMLGYQSEELLGMSIEKIFAERSDTADSWFDHFIDSRDGEQVELEYRTRSGNLVPVLFSSAPLTGEDGEGDALICLAQDITDRKIAEEKIRSGKRFLETVLDSLQEEMMILDANSLIILKANKAFVESCGESYESVVGQPCYKLTHGLDQPCDGIDHLCPVMEVLEFGKVEICEHLHHTPDGNIQYVEIQLTPVMDEAGEPRYLIHMARDITQRKRAEMELQHFAAELENNNLALAEKTAALEEAHSELKASQSRILQQEKMASIGQLSAGVAHEINNPIGFISSNLTTLGKYAGRIIDYLDEQERLWREKGRNEIGDDLAALRKKLKIDYIVHDLKDLIDESLEGADRVKKIVLDLKGFSRVDDADCKEVDLHECLESTINIAWNEIKYKATLKKEFGDIPRLRCYPQQLNQVFMNLLVNAAHAIEDQGEITVRTWRDGEGIRVAISDTGSGISEKARERIFEPFFTTKEVGKGTGLGLSISYDIIKKHHGEISVESRLGEGTTFTIFLPLQSKEALAC, from the coding sequence GTGCGAAACTGGATCAGGGCGCGTCTGTCGCGCAAAATTATCTTCTCTGTCACCGGTGTCGTCTGTCTGCTGATGGGGTTGTTCGCCGTGGTCATCGTCAGCGAACGGTCACGGGCGCTCGAAAAACTGATGTTCGACAAGGCCCGCACTGACGCCCTGGTCGGTGCCCGCGCGGCTCAGAACATCCTTGAAGGGCTGGTGACCGACGGTCGGCTGTCGATCGATGATCTTTTCGATACCGACTACCGGCACATTGAATCGGGACCGTTGGCCGGCAGCGCGATTCCCAAATACCACACCCGCTACGATACTCTGCTCGATTTACGCCTCCGTGCCCTTGAAGACACCTTTCTCAACGATGACAGTGTCGTTTTCGCCGTACTGGTCGATCGCAACGGTTACCTGCCGACTCACAACAGCACCTATTCCAGACCTCTGACCGGAGATGATGCGGTTGACATCACCGGTAATCGCACCAAGCGGCTTTTCAACGACCCGGTCGGCCTGCGGGCGGCACGCTTCACCGGAGAAAATGGCGAACCCGTCCTCCGCCAGGTCTACCATCGTGATACCGGCGTCACCATGTGGGATGTCAGTGCTCCGGTTTTTGTCTTCGGCGAACACTGGGGCGGGTTCCGCATCGGCCTGTCGATGCAGAATGTTGAGGCGCAGGTGGCGGCCCTGGTTCGGTTCGTGGTCGGTTCCTTTTGTATCCTGTTCATTGTTGCCGCCCTGACCATCTGGTGGACGGTCAAGGGTGGGACAAAGCGGCTTGATCACCTGACCCGGGAAATCGAAGCTTTTTCCCGTGATGGCAACTTCGGGCGATTGAAAATCACGGCCCCGGATGAAATCGGCACCCTGACCGCCGCCTTCAACCATATGCTCGACTCCCTTGATGCGGTTACCGTCAGTCGCGACTACCTCGACCGCATTCTTGATTCAATGAACGATTCGCTGATGGTGGTGGGGGCCGACGGCACCATCCGCAAGGCGAATCGCGCCAGCTGCAGAATGCTCGGGTACCAATCGGAGGAACTGCTCGGCATGAGCATTGAGAAGATTTTCGCCGAGCGCAGCGATACGGCGGATTCCTGGTTCGATCATTTCATCGACAGCCGCGACGGCGAGCAGGTCGAACTCGAATACCGGACTCGTTCCGGCAATCTGGTTCCGGTCCTCTTTTCCAGCGCCCCATTGACCGGAGAGGACGGAGAGGGCGATGCCCTTATCTGCCTCGCCCAGGATATAACCGACCGCAAGATCGCCGAGGAGAAAATCCGCAGTGGCAAGCGTTTCCTGGAGACGGTACTCGACAGTCTTCAGGAAGAGATGATGATTCTCGACGCGAACAGCCTGATCATTCTCAAGGCCAATAAGGCCTTTGTGGAGTCCTGCGGGGAAAGCTACGAGTCGGTTGTCGGGCAACCCTGCTACAAGCTCACCCATGGTCTGGATCAGCCTTGTGACGGTATCGATCATCTCTGTCCGGTGATGGAGGTGCTTGAATTCGGCAAGGTCGAAATCTGTGAACATCTGCATCACACCCCGGATGGAAATATCCAGTATGTTGAAATTCAGCTGACCCCGGTGATGGATGAAGCGGGTGAACCCCGCTACCTGATTCACATGGCCCGGGATATCACCCAGCGCAAGAGAGCCGAAATGGAGCTGCAGCATTTCGCTGCCGAACTGGAGAACAACAACCTGGCCCTGGCCGAGAAGACGGCCGCGCTGGAAGAGGCCCATTCCGAGTTGAAAGCCAGTCAGTCGCGTATTCTGCAGCAGGAGAAGATGGCCTCCATCGGTCAGCTCAGTGCCGGGGTCGCCCACGAGATCAACAACCCGATCGGTTTCATCAGCAGCAACCTGACCACTCTCGGCAAGTATGCCGGCCGCATCATCGACTACCTCGATGAGCAGGAGCGGTTGTGGCGTGAAAAGGGGAGGAATGAAATCGGTGACGATCTGGCGGCCCTGCGGAAAAAGCTGAAAATCGACTATATCGTCCATGATCTGAAAGACCTGATCGACGAATCCCTGGAGGGGGCCGACCGGGTCAAGAAAATCGTCCTCGACCTCAAGGGATTCTCGCGCGTCGATGATGCCGACTGCAAGGAAGTCGACCTGCATGAATGTCTCGAAAGCACCATCAACATCGCCTGGAACGAGATCAAGTACAAGGCGACGTTGAAAAAGGAATTCGGCGATATCCCACGGCTGCGCTGCTATCCGCAGCAGCTCAACCAGGTGTTCATGAACCTGCTGGTCAATGCCGCTCACGCGATTGAGGACCAGGGAGAAATAACCGTTCGGACCTGGCGGGATGGAGAGGGAATCCGGGTGGCGATTTCCGACACCGGCAGCGGTATTTCAGAGAAGGCCCGCGAGCGGATTTTCGAGCCTTTCTTCACCACCAAGGAGGTCGGCAAGGGAACCGGGCTGGGGTTGTCGATCAGTTACGACATCATCAAGAAACACCATGGCGAAATCAGTGTTGAAAGCCGACTCGGGGAAGGAACGACCTTCACGATTTTCCTGCCTCTGCAGAGCAAGGAGGCGCTCGCATGCTGA
- a CDS encoding Crp/Fnr family transcriptional regulator, with protein sequence MDTRQLLKQNFLFAGVSEEDLDELLAICRKKNHTRGDLLFSDGDEAEGFFIVGSGKVKVFKLSPEGKERILHIVHPGSSFAEAAIFGNGLYPAYAEPLEKSQLLFFPRDEFLGLLHRRSQLAINMIGGLSRFLRQFASQIEELTFKDVPARLARYLLDLAGDQSSFDLPISKTQLASNLGTVSETLSRTLRKFSDEGCIKVEGKKITILDADRLEDLAESYT encoded by the coding sequence ATGGATACCAGACAGTTGCTGAAGCAGAATTTCCTCTTTGCCGGTGTCAGCGAAGAGGACCTGGATGAATTGCTGGCGATCTGCCGGAAAAAAAACCACACCCGCGGCGACCTGCTGTTTTCCGATGGTGATGAAGCCGAAGGGTTCTTCATCGTCGGCAGCGGCAAGGTCAAGGTCTTCAAGCTCTCGCCGGAGGGCAAGGAGCGCATCCTGCACATCGTCCACCCCGGTTCCAGTTTCGCCGAGGCGGCCATTTTCGGCAACGGTCTCTATCCCGCCTATGCCGAACCGCTGGAAAAGTCCCAGCTCCTCTTCTTTCCCCGTGACGAATTTCTCGGTCTGCTGCACCGCCGCAGCCAGCTTGCCATCAACATGATCGGCGGTCTCTCCCGCTTTCTGCGCCAGTTTGCCTCGCAGATCGAGGAGTTGACCTTCAAGGATGTGCCGGCCCGCCTGGCGCGCTACCTGCTTGATCTGGCCGGGGATCAGTCATCCTTCGATCTGCCGATTTCCAAGACCCAGCTCGCCTCCAACCTCGGCACCGTCAGCGAAACCCTTTCGCGCACTCTGCGCAAGTTCTCTGATGAAGGCTGTATCAAGGTCGAAGGTAAAAAAATCACCATTCTCGACGCCGACCGGCTCGAAGACCTGGCGGAGAGTTACACCTGA
- a CDS encoding sensor histidine kinase, whose amino-acid sequence MNLRHKTSLLLGVVVSLALTISGFCMHFLYEKALRASVYSSVDMVAQSTAATIANYLESGFREARAIAVTLPLDALKNNHPAALERQLRMMAESFPNFRNGLFILNAQGDLLVDWPPHPEKRGRNFAFRPYFKRTRDARHGIIGEPYRSARTGQPVLTFTAYLQDRQGNFLGVLGCSAQLLDPAGLGALRQKRLGQSGYIYVFDISRKIILHPDEKRILVSDVPLGANPMFDRAIEGVDGVGETVNSRGISMLLALRRVAGSTWIVGAQEPRDEALSHINRVEFRIALAGLACALLAAIIGWIAVGRLMRPLRDLENIVEHLQLPAEDGVDDDVKGRTPGRLLPLQKNPDIGGLARVIYALYMELSEALVDSRKANSELQSAQSDLAQALDASWQLTEQLESNHRILSEQAAALEEANRQLKDTQSQMLQQEKMASIGQLAAGVAHEINNPMGFVTSNLNTLGKYLAKLRAADKEQAALLADLMDEEQAEAYLRQRRKSKVDMVFEDIPELLDESLDGAKRVRDIVQNLKTFSRVDQAEETEVNINDCLDSTLKIVWNELKYKAEVKKDFGELPSLKCHPQQLNQVFMNILVNAAHAIEERGEIRIRTWCERQQVKVAITDNGCGIPDEVRERIFEPFFTTKEVGKGTGLGMSIAYEIIQKHGGRIEIDSRVGEGTTFTIILPLDKTAVDDSATDDQPADHGQGEVRTWEKLLEESRTQETG is encoded by the coding sequence ATGAATCTGCGGCATAAGACATCATTGTTGTTGGGGGTTGTTGTCTCCCTGGCGTTGACAATCAGCGGCTTCTGCATGCATTTCCTGTACGAAAAGGCCCTGCGCGCGTCGGTCTACAGCAGTGTTGACATGGTCGCCCAGAGCACCGCCGCCACCATCGCCAATTACCTCGAGAGCGGTTTCCGCGAGGCCCGGGCGATCGCCGTGACTCTGCCGCTTGACGCCCTGAAAAACAACCACCCCGCGGCTCTGGAAAGGCAGCTCCGGATGATGGCCGAATCCTTTCCGAATTTCCGCAATGGTCTGTTTATTTTGAATGCTCAGGGAGATCTGCTGGTCGACTGGCCGCCCCACCCGGAAAAACGCGGCCGGAATTTCGCTTTTCGTCCCTATTTCAAACGCACCCGCGACGCCCGTCACGGCATTATCGGTGAACCCTACCGTTCGGCCCGTACCGGGCAGCCGGTGCTGACCTTTACCGCCTATCTTCAGGATCGCCAGGGCAATTTTCTCGGGGTCCTGGGCTGCTCGGCGCAGCTGCTCGATCCCGCCGGACTCGGCGCCCTGCGGCAGAAAAGGCTCGGACAGTCCGGGTATATCTATGTCTTCGATATCTCGCGGAAAATCATTCTGCACCCGGATGAGAAAAGAATTCTGGTCAGCGATGTGCCCCTCGGCGCCAACCCGATGTTCGATCGGGCCATCGAGGGAGTTGACGGAGTCGGAGAAACCGTCAACTCCCGTGGCATTTCGATGTTGCTGGCGCTGCGCAGGGTTGCCGGTTCGACCTGGATCGTGGGAGCCCAGGAGCCGCGGGACGAAGCCTTGAGCCATATCAATCGGGTTGAATTTCGGATCGCTCTGGCGGGTCTTGCCTGCGCCCTGCTGGCGGCGATTATCGGCTGGATCGCTGTCGGCCGTTTGATGCGTCCGTTGCGCGACCTGGAAAATATCGTTGAGCATCTTCAGCTCCCGGCAGAAGACGGCGTCGATGACGATGTTAAGGGGAGGACTCCGGGCCGTCTGTTGCCGTTGCAGAAAAATCCCGATATCGGCGGCCTGGCGCGGGTGATCTACGCGCTTTATATGGAGCTGTCCGAGGCGCTGGTCGATTCCCGTAAGGCCAACAGTGAACTGCAGTCGGCTCAGAGTGACCTGGCCCAGGCGCTTGACGCGTCCTGGCAGCTGACCGAACAGCTGGAATCAAATCACCGCATCTTGTCCGAACAGGCGGCCGCCCTCGAAGAGGCCAATCGTCAGCTGAAGGACACTCAATCGCAGATGCTGCAGCAGGAAAAGATGGCCTCCATCGGTCAGCTGGCGGCCGGGGTGGCGCATGAGATCAACAACCCGATGGGGTTTGTCACCAGCAACCTCAATACCCTTGGAAAATACCTTGCCAAGCTCCGGGCCGCCGACAAGGAACAGGCCGCCCTGTTGGCTGATCTGATGGACGAAGAACAGGCCGAAGCCTACCTGCGACAGCGACGCAAGTCCAAGGTCGACATGGTTTTCGAGGATATTCCCGAACTGCTCGATGAATCCCTCGACGGAGCGAAGCGGGTGCGCGATATCGTCCAGAACCTGAAGACCTTTTCGCGGGTTGACCAGGCCGAAGAGACTGAGGTCAACATCAACGACTGTCTCGACAGCACCCTGAAGATCGTCTGGAACGAACTCAAATACAAGGCCGAGGTGAAAAAAGATTTTGGTGAACTGCCGTCGCTCAAATGTCATCCGCAGCAGCTCAACCAGGTGTTCATGAATATCCTCGTCAATGCCGCCCACGCCATCGAAGAGCGCGGCGAAATTCGCATCCGCACCTGGTGCGAGCGGCAGCAGGTCAAGGTTGCCATTACCGACAATGGCTGCGGTATTCCCGACGAGGTGCGGGAACGGATCTTTGAACCCTTCTTCACCACCAAGGAGGTCGGCAAGGGAACCGGTCTCGGAATGAGTATTGCCTACGAAATTATCCAGAAGCACGGTGGGCGGATAGAGATCGACAGCCGGGTCGGTGAGGGAACCACCTTCACCATCATTCTTCCCCTTGATAAAACGGCGGTCGATGATTCTGCAACGGATGATCAGCCTGCTGATCATGGACAGGGAGAGGTCAGGACATGGGAGAAGTTGTTGGAAGAATCACGGACTCAGGAGACCGGATGA